The following proteins are co-located in the Nostoc sp. ATCC 53789 genome:
- a CDS encoding tyrosine-type recombinase/integrase, which produces MRPPPPTRLPNKHYRSREYLTPSEVRSLLDAALERKARYSHRDYTLMLLMFRHGLRVGEAVGSKCGLRWDALMWAERQIFITREKGSDSGVHPLRDDELVLLKELREMLPDSKYIFVSERGEVMSTDAVRKLLGRLAAQAGLDIKVHCHMMRHACGYYLVNQGYNTREIQDFLGHRDIKHTEKYTKLNARRFLNFDWGDL; this is translated from the coding sequence ATGAGGCCGCCACCCCCAACTCGTCTACCGAACAAACATTACAGGTCTAGAGAATACCTGACACCAAGCGAGGTGCGAAGCCTTCTTGATGCCGCACTCGAACGCAAAGCTCGTTATTCTCACCGTGATTATACACTGATGTTGCTCATGTTTCGCCACGGTCTGAGGGTGGGGGAAGCTGTAGGGTCTAAATGCGGTTTAAGGTGGGATGCCCTGATGTGGGCGGAACGTCAGATTTTCATCACCAGGGAAAAGGGCAGTGATTCAGGGGTGCATCCCTTGAGAGACGATGAATTAGTTTTGCTCAAAGAACTCAGAGAGATGTTGCCTGATAGCAAATATATTTTCGTTTCCGAGCGTGGTGAGGTGATGTCTACTGATGCGGTGCGAAAGCTGCTTGGGCGGCTGGCAGCGCAGGCAGGACTTGATATCAAAGTTCACTGTCACATGATGCGCCACGCCTGCGGCTACTATCTGGTGAATCAGGGTTACAACACTAGAGAAATTCAGGACTTCCTGGGACACCGCGATATCAAGCACACTGAAAAATATACAAAGCTCAACGCTCGACGCTTCCTGAATTTTGATTGGGGTGATTTGTAA
- a CDS encoding PIN domain-containing protein: MSNERLFLDTVFIQALLNKRDQYHHQAKAFLPRVRAAMAVWVTEAILVEVGNALGAVNRPGGAQFIQQCYNTANLQVVTVDTPLFNRALQLYNERLDKTWGLTDCISFVVMWEQGLTDAVTADLHFVQAGFRALLR, translated from the coding sequence ATGAGTAATGAGCGCTTGTTTCTGGATACAGTATTTATCCAGGCTTTGTTGAATAAACGCGACCAGTATCATCATCAGGCTAAAGCATTTCTGCCAAGAGTACGAGCGGCAATGGCTGTTTGGGTAACAGAAGCGATATTGGTAGAAGTTGGTAATGCTTTGGGTGCTGTCAATCGCCCAGGGGGAGCGCAATTTATCCAGCAGTGTTATAACACTGCTAATTTACAGGTGGTAACTGTGGATACACCATTGTTTAACCGTGCGTTACAGCTTTATAACGAGCGTCTTGATAAAACTTGGGGTTTGACAGACTGTATTTCTTTTGTCGTAATGTGGGAACAAGGTTTGACAGATGCAGTTACTGCTGATCTACATTTTGTTCAAGCTGGGTTTCGGGCATTGTTGCGCTAA
- a CDS encoding ATP-binding cassette domain-containing protein has protein sequence MQTKQMIQQKRKIIVSCENLKFGYSSKQPILNGISLNLYQGESTVLFGKSGSGKTTLLRCISGYSKLDSGKLIVNNLLETEDLRVLPSANENSQYAHKIAQFWKQMQTQKRTKWSWWDYLFRGTRSLNGYMVFADGSNALPQLTVEENLYLVLATICYDPELRRKTTKLLLKLTGLTEVSQHKPSALSSGQLRRLCLAQGLGINPGLLILDEPTNGLDFSTKGSFLAFLGFLRQTVGITVLSVTHDLEAALFLADRLLLFRDGQIVKEIFVDKPHPRKLQDIDTPEYTSLRRILTDFLQ, from the coding sequence ATGCAAACCAAACAAATGATTCAGCAAAAACGCAAAATTATAGTAAGCTGCGAAAATTTGAAATTCGGCTACTCCAGCAAGCAGCCCATTTTAAATGGAATATCGCTGAACCTATATCAAGGAGAATCCACAGTTCTGTTTGGAAAATCTGGTAGCGGAAAAACCACGCTACTAAGATGTATTTCTGGCTATTCCAAGCTCGACTCAGGCAAACTTATTGTTAATAACTTGCTGGAAACAGAAGATTTGCGTGTTTTACCTTCAGCTAACGAGAATAGTCAGTATGCCCACAAAATTGCTCAATTTTGGAAACAAATGCAGACTCAAAAGCGTACAAAGTGGTCTTGGTGGGACTATCTCTTTCGAGGAACACGCTCATTGAATGGATATATGGTGTTTGCTGATGGTTCCAACGCTTTACCTCAGCTAACAGTTGAAGAAAATTTATACCTTGTTTTAGCAACTATTTGCTACGATCCAGAATTGAGACGAAAAACAACTAAATTGTTACTCAAGCTAACTGGTTTAACAGAAGTGTCTCAACATAAGCCATCTGCACTTTCATCGGGGCAATTGCGTCGTCTCTGTTTAGCCCAAGGTTTAGGCATCAACCCTGGCTTACTGATTTTGGATGAACCAACAAATGGGTTGGACTTTTCTACAAAGGGTTCATTTCTAGCTTTTCTTGGATTTTTGAGACAAACAGTTGGTATTACTGTTTTATCAGTAACTCACGATCTAGAAGCTGCTCTGTTTCTGGCTGATAGATTACTTTTGTTTCGAGATGGTCAAATTGTCAAAGAAATATTTGTGGATAAGCCACATCCTCGGAAGCTTCAAGATATTGATACCCCAGAATACACAAGTTTGAGACGAATATTGACTGATTTTTTACAATGA
- a CDS encoding COR domain-containing protein, with product MTEQELLQTIQIAAKKEATELDLAGHRLTFLPPEIEQLIHLKTLVLGKWDREEGEPKGNKLRNLPPEIGKLKNLQSLNLSYTQISELPPEIGQLSNLQTLNLHFSQLSVLPPEIGQLINLKSLDCRFNQLSKLPHEIGQLSNLELLNFRANQLIQLPSEIGQLTNLESLNLGENQLIQLPSEIGQLIKLKLLDIRSNKLIKLPKAILQLTKLRTLYLENNLLPEVPPEIQEKGLKGIINFYEQLEQAKDHLYEAKLIIIGEAAAGKTSLAKKIQDPNYSLQHDEGSTKGIDVIQWHFRLDNGKDYRVNIWDFGGQEIYHATHQFFLTKRSLYALVADTRKEDTDFYYWLRVVELLSGNSPLLIVKNEKQDRQREINERQLRGEFTHLKDILATNLATNRGLSEILITIQHYLRQLPHVGTELPKTWVQVREVLEQDPRSYIGLDEYLDICNQNGFTKLEDKLQLSGYLHDLGVCLHFQEDDLLMKTVILKPTWGTDAVYNVLDNKQVIKNLGKFDRTDLANIWCGDQYATMRAELLRLMMNFKLCYEIPSCPGIYIAPQLLSPNQPEYAWDETDNLFLRYEYEFMPKGILTRFIVEMHPWIKGQTCVWRSGVVLIKDEASAEVIEYYRSHKGEIKIRVFGKRKRDLLTIVKHELEKIYASYKRLKYKTLVPCNCIECNYSQTPHFYPLEILYKFLDDKQKQIQCQVSYQMVSVQRLVSDFDFEQLLHKSPISKMENAINEVKLQPSKTMSDSSKYSIKADVVQIIENNPGEVIAKKYASDPGFAQALTEITQILKTLQQNYPTATEAEAQEIIEAEFEEIRVNQPTKWQKFRRQLLTRERWFNGGKAALSEAAKHYVDNNVFYKAGLAFLDGFSASEEEGK from the coding sequence ATGACAGAGCAAGAATTGCTTCAAACCATCCAAATTGCAGCTAAAAAAGAAGCAACCGAACTGGATCTTGCTGGTCATAGGTTAACATTCCTACCACCTGAGATTGAGCAGCTTATTCATCTTAAAACACTCGTTTTAGGAAAGTGGGATAGAGAGGAAGGAGAACCGAAGGGAAATAAATTAAGGAATCTACCCCCAGAAATTGGCAAGCTGAAGAATCTACAATCACTTAACCTTAGCTACACTCAGATAAGTGAATTACCACCTGAGATTGGTCAACTCTCCAATCTACAAACACTCAATCTCCATTTCAGTCAACTAAGTGTCTTACCACCAGAGATTGGTCAACTCATTAACCTAAAATCTCTAGACTGCCGCTTTAATCAACTGAGCAAACTACCACATGAGATTGGTCAACTATCTAATCTTGAATTGCTCAATTTTCGCGCCAATCAGTTAATTCAATTGCCATCAGAAATTGGTCAACTTACAAATCTAGAATCACTGAATTTAGGTGAGAATCAGTTAATTCAACTGCCATCAGAAATTGGTCAACTTATTAAGCTCAAATTGCTAGATATCCGAAGTAATAAGCTGATCAAGTTGCCAAAGGCAATTTTGCAACTTACCAAACTCCGCACACTTTACCTAGAAAATAATTTATTACCAGAAGTTCCCCCTGAAATCCAAGAAAAAGGGTTAAAAGGAATTATCAATTTTTACGAGCAGTTAGAACAAGCAAAAGATCATTTATATGAAGCTAAATTGATCATCATTGGAGAAGCTGCGGCAGGCAAAACATCACTAGCGAAAAAAATTCAAGACCCAAATTATTCACTCCAACATGATGAAGGCTCAACCAAAGGAATTGATGTAATTCAGTGGCATTTTCGCCTTGATAATGGTAAGGACTATCGTGTAAATATTTGGGATTTTGGAGGTCAGGAAATTTATCATGCTACCCACCAGTTCTTCCTTACGAAACGTTCTCTATACGCTTTGGTAGCAGATACCCGTAAAGAGGATACTGATTTCTACTATTGGTTAAGAGTTGTTGAACTGCTTAGCGGTAATAGTCCCTTACTCATCGTAAAAAATGAGAAACAGGATCGCCAGCGAGAAATAAACGAGCGTCAATTACGCGGTGAGTTTACTCATCTTAAGGATATCCTTGCTACTAACCTCGCTACAAATCGCGGTTTGTCAGAAATCCTTATCACTATTCAACACTATCTTCGTCAATTGCCTCATGTTGGGACTGAACTTCCAAAAACTTGGGTGCAAGTACGAGAAGTTTTAGAACAAGATCCACGCAGCTATATTGGTTTGGACGAATACCTCGATATTTGTAATCAAAATGGGTTTACCAAGCTAGAAGATAAGCTCCAACTCAGTGGCTACCTGCATGATTTAGGAGTGTGTCTTCACTTCCAAGAGGATGACCTTTTGATGAAGACGGTGATTCTCAAACCTACTTGGGGTACAGATGCTGTCTACAACGTACTTGATAATAAGCAAGTCATTAAAAACCTTGGCAAATTTGATCGCACTGATCTAGCAAACATATGGTGTGGAGATCAGTACGCCACTATGCGAGCAGAATTACTACGGCTAATGATGAACTTCAAGCTGTGCTATGAGATCCCTAGCTGCCCAGGCATCTACATTGCTCCTCAACTACTCAGTCCTAACCAACCAGAATATGCATGGGATGAAACTGATAACCTTTTCTTACGTTATGAATATGAATTCATGCCCAAGGGCATACTCACACGGTTTATTGTCGAGATGCATCCTTGGATTAAGGGACAAACCTGTGTATGGAGAAGTGGTGTAGTTTTGATCAAAGATGAAGCCAGCGCAGAGGTGATTGAGTATTACCGTTCTCATAAGGGAGAAATAAAAATTCGTGTATTTGGCAAGCGAAAGCGAGATTTATTAACTATTGTTAAACATGAATTAGAAAAAATTTACGCTTCTTATAAACGTTTAAAATACAAAACACTGGTTCCCTGCAATTGCATAGAATGCAATTATAGCCAAACTCCCCATTTCTATCCTTTGGAGATACTCTACAAATTTTTGGATGACAAACAAAAGCAGATTCAATGTCAAGTCAGTTATCAAATGGTGAGTGTCCAAAGATTAGTTAGTGATTTCGACTTTGAGCAACTTCTTCACAAGTCACCAATCAGTAAAATGGAAAATGCTATAAATGAAGTTAAACTCCAACCTTCCAAAACAATGTCAGATAGTAGTAAATATAGTATTAAAGCTGATGTAGTTCAGATTATTGAGAATAATCCAGGTGAAGTTATCGCTAAGAAATATGCATCTGATCCAGGCTTTGCTCAGGCGTTAACCGAGATCACTCAAATTTTGAAGACATTGCAGCAAAACTATCCAACTGCAACTGAGGCAGAAGCTCAGGAAATTATTGAGGCAGAATTTGAAGAAATTAGAGTTAATCAACCGACAAAATGGCAAAAATTTCGGCGACAACTATTGACTCGAGAACGCTGGTTTAACGGTGGGAAAGCAGCATTAAGCGAGGCAGCTAAGCACTATGTAGACAATAATGTCTTCTACAAAGCGGGGTTGGCATTTCTGGATGGTTTTAGTGCATCTGAAGAAGAGGGAAAATGA
- a CDS encoding NrtA/SsuA/CpmA family ABC transporter substrate-binding protein: MIAMIVQNKILHYRDIFSIKWLIKKQINLLFLFFITILVIACNPVQNPLTETPGSTPSVRVGYLPLLSAYPLYTAVEEGYFKAQGLDVQLRMIKSGPEGNEALAANNIDVAFSILPSLVVARSKGVPDDLVSIFGASIDSAEIKEHRIIVPINSKFSKIKDLRGKKIAVVGYPGRTSDVLELLDYLERNGLKEKDVQLIGMPHADQVTALQSGTVDAAASAEPYITLGLLQTQVKTLKDQDGFYYRNEQTQVTTYLARKSWVKANSNVSRKFITALTKGLEKSKDKEWLLTKGLPSFNKKNNSNINFVKLTLEQSKKLHLPTVLPSPTEAGLEYVANQLVRYGSLKKAPQEFSSMIYKSTTTSESK; the protein is encoded by the coding sequence ATGATAGCGATGATTGTGCAAAACAAAATATTACATTATAGGGATATTTTTTCTATAAAATGGCTTATTAAAAAACAAATTAATTTGCTATTTCTTTTTTTTATTACTATTTTAGTTATTGCCTGTAACCCTGTACAAAATCCACTTACAGAAACCCCAGGTAGCACTCCCAGCGTGCGCGTCGGCTATTTACCTCTGCTCTCTGCTTATCCACTCTACACAGCAGTTGAGGAAGGTTATTTCAAAGCGCAGGGACTAGATGTTCAGTTGCGAATGATTAAGTCTGGGCCAGAAGGCAATGAAGCTTTAGCTGCTAACAATATAGATGTAGCTTTTAGCATACTGCCTTCTTTAGTCGTGGCTCGCAGTAAAGGAGTCCCAGATGATTTAGTTAGCATATTTGGAGCAAGTATAGATAGTGCAGAAATCAAAGAACACAGAATTATTGTCCCTATAAATTCAAAATTTTCAAAGATAAAAGATTTACGCGGAAAAAAAATAGCTGTAGTTGGTTATCCAGGGCGTACTTCTGATGTCTTAGAGCTTCTAGACTACCTTGAGCGCAATGGACTGAAGGAGAAGGATGTGCAATTAATTGGAATGCCTCATGCAGACCAAGTGACAGCCTTGCAATCTGGAACAGTTGATGCGGCAGCTTCTGCGGAGCCTTACATTACTCTTGGTCTTTTGCAAACTCAAGTTAAAACATTAAAAGATCAAGATGGATTTTACTATCGAAATGAACAAACGCAAGTAACTACATATTTAGCACGTAAAAGTTGGGTAAAAGCGAATTCTAATGTCTCTAGAAAATTCATCACTGCTTTAACAAAAGGATTGGAAAAATCGAAAGATAAGGAATGGCTTCTGACTAAAGGTCTACCTTCTTTTAATAAAAAAAATAACTCTAACATTAACTTCGTGAAACTCACTCTTGAGCAATCTAAAAAACTTCATCTACCAACAGTGCTTCCTTCTCCAACAGAAGCAGGTTTAGAGTACGTAGCCAATCAACTTGTACGTTACGGCTCCCTCAAAAAAGCTCCGCAAGAATTTAGTTCCATGATTTATAAGTCAACCACAACATCTGAATCTAAGTAG
- a CDS encoding ParA family protein: MTQKLAVFNMKGGVAKSTTAYNLAVGLVKFKKQRVLVIDIDPQGNASAALGIPIWQLEFQLKDVLQHKVPLAQVLVTTASGVDVIPSNILLAEEEIPISGRPGRELLLKKAIAPILDKYNFVLIDCPPNVGVFAINALMASDGVIIPVDMSYLGLLGVQGIEHALTLVRDQLDHPIAIAGVLATRYDRRNNLSKEVLDALTEHFGSKMFKTVIPETVKIREAPSHGQSIFEYDPNGVGASSYRELVNEVYKWQ, from the coding sequence GTGACCCAAAAACTGGCTGTCTTCAACATGAAAGGAGGGGTGGCGAAATCGACCACCGCTTACAATTTAGCTGTGGGCCTGGTCAAGTTTAAAAAGCAGCGGGTATTAGTTATTGATATTGACCCACAAGGAAACGCTAGTGCTGCATTAGGGATTCCCATCTGGCAGCTAGAATTTCAGCTAAAAGATGTGTTGCAGCACAAGGTTCCGCTAGCACAGGTACTGGTGACAACTGCTAGTGGTGTAGATGTAATACCATCTAACATCTTGCTGGCAGAAGAAGAAATTCCAATATCTGGTCGTCCAGGCAGAGAACTGCTACTCAAAAAAGCGATCGCTCCAATATTAGATAAATATAATTTTGTGCTGATAGATTGTCCGCCTAACGTGGGTGTGTTTGCCATCAACGCACTGATGGCCAGCGATGGGGTAATCATCCCAGTAGACATGAGCTATTTGGGATTGTTGGGCGTTCAAGGAATTGAACACGCCCTAACTTTGGTTAGAGATCAGCTAGATCATCCCATTGCCATAGCAGGTGTGCTGGCAACTCGGTATGACCGCAGGAACAATCTTAGTAAAGAAGTTTTGGATGCCCTAACTGAGCATTTTGGCTCAAAGATGTTTAAAACGGTGATTCCTGAGACGGTGAAAATCCGAGAAGCACCTTCTCACGGGCAATCTATCTTTGAATACGACCCAAACGGTGTAGGTGCTTCTTCTTATCGGGAATTAGTTAATGAGGTTTATAAATGGCAGTAA